One genomic window of Punica granatum isolate Tunisia-2019 chromosome 1, ASM765513v2, whole genome shotgun sequence includes the following:
- the LOC116205439 gene encoding proline-rich protein 12-like, which produces MTASMAELFALLRGPNRASLSSTPPPRQGPTVDPTPWIPPTQAPENTDAPAPPTLHTSTVHPFTSPFPPPPAPTAVPLPPAAFLSSKQALFAPPPISMPAPATVYTVPPPMVFPASSAPAPTHLQATELPPYPSLQPHVGLSYQAPPPINTTFLEVGTPNHAAQFASPKHFLPEVDAEQERRLKRMEETVRALQAEDIPTWADLSRKFIDQYQYCAEAPPTLLELSTKEMAQGQRFEEYATKWHAQAAKHISPISEKRIDSNRLTFNAVRPPNVQANPLPDHRPSSGPSINMITICTSGKDENAQDNPLPFVIDYTPEEPTVEFAGHMASPALFVVDIPAREPYSDNKVPWTYEGSIRSVEQ; this is translated from the exons ATGACCGCCAGCATGGCAGAACTATTCGCCCTACTCAGAGGACCGAACCGCGCATCCTTGAGCTCCACGCCTCCACCGAGACAAGGGCCAACAGTCGATCCGACCCCTTGGATTCCGCCAACCCAAGCTCCGGAAAACACTGATGCTCCCGCGCCACCAACACTGCATACGTCCACGGTTCACCCTTTCACCAGTCCATTTCCGCCACCaccggcccccacggccgtccctcttccaccggcggcATTCTTGTCTTCGAAGCAGGCCCTGTTCGCACCCCCACCTATCTCTATGCCGGCCCCAGCCACGGTCTATACCGTACCTCCGCCGATGGTTTTCCCGGCATCAAGTGCACCTGCTCCGACTCATCTCCAAGCCACGGAGCTTCCTCCGTATCCATCACTACAACCCCACGTCGGCCTTTCCTACCAAGCACCGCCTCCTATAAACACTACCTTCCTCGAAGTAGGCACACCAAACCACGCGGCCCAGTTTGCTTCACCAAAACACTTTCTCCCCGAGGTTGACGCCGAGCAGGAGCGCAGGCTAaagaggatggaagaaacaGTACGAGCCCTGCAG GCTGAAGATATTCCGACATGGGCAGACCTCTCCCGGAAATTCATCGACCAATACCAGTACTGCGCGGAAGCACCTCCGACCCTCTTGGAATTGAGCACGAAAGAGATGGCGCAGGGCCAAaggttcgaggaatacgcCACCAAATGGCATGCCCAAGCGGCGAAGCACATTTCTCCGATCAGCGAG AAGAGGATCGACAGCAACAGGCTCACCTTCAATGCTGTCAGACCCCCGAATGTGCAGGCCAACCCCCTCCCTGATCATAGGCCGAGTTCAGGaccctccatcaacatgatcaccatATGCACCTCGGGGAAAGACGAGAACGCACAAGACAACCCACTTCCCTTCGTGATTGACTACACCCCCGAGGAACCCACGGTCGAATTCGCGGGACACATGGCCTCGCCGGCCCTATTTGTCGTGGATATCCCCGCTCGAGAACCGTACTCGGATAACAAGGTCCCTTGGACCTATGAAGGAAGCATCAGGAGTGTCGAGCAATAG